In Arthrobacter sp. MN05-02, the genomic stretch CTGGAGGATCGGCGCTCCCCCTGCAAGGACGTCGACGGCGGGGGCGGCTGCGACATGGCGGACCGTGACCCTCGTCTTGCCGGCCTCGACGGTCGAGAGGTCGTTGGTGTAGAAGTTCGCGGTGGGGTTGCCCTCGGCATCGAGATTGGCCGTCGCGGTGTAGTTCCCGCCCGCGGCCAGGTCGACGTCGACAGGACCGATGAGCGGCGCGCTCGCGTCAGCTGCGTCCGCAGCCGTCACGGCCAGCTGGTAGGCCCCGGCCGGCAACTCCAGCGGACCGGCCAGCTCGCCGGGAGCGAAGTCGTCCAGCGTGAGGGCACCGTTGACGTACACATCGACGGTGAGATCAGGAACGCCGTGAAGCACCGACAGCGATGCAACGGCTGGTGCTTCTGCGGCCGTTGCCGGAGCAGCGATGGACGCTGCTCCCACTACTGCGGCGGCTCCTACGGCGTACAGGCTTCTTTGCATGACATCTCCTCGATCCGGCCCCTTCGGGGCTGTTTCCACTGACATCCGGTATTACCCGGAGGTGCAGCCGTTCGGATGCAGGAGGAGGGGAAATCTTTCCGGCTCAGGCGTTCCAGAGGCCGTAGGAGTCGGCGAGTGAGGAGATCTTCTGCGCCCGTGCCAGGCGGGGCAGGTAGGAGCCGTCACCCACCACGGCACCCGCGGCGTGCTCACGCAGCAGTTCAGCGGCCCAGTTGATCTCGGACTCGCTGGGCGACAGTCCCCGGTTGATGGTGTCGGTCGCATCCGTGAGCAGGCACAGCTTGCCGGTCATGCCCATGGAAGCCGTCACCTTGCAGGCCTCGAGCAGTTCCTCGCCCAGGGCCCCGACCGTCGGACCGTCGATCGGGCCGGGCAACTGCCCGACGCGCGAGGCGACCACGAGCTTGGAACGCGCGTAGGCGAGCGCCATCGGATCATCGGATGCACCGGTGTCGCGACGGAAGTCGCCGACGCCGAACGCCAGGCGGAAGGTACCGGGGGCGCTGGCGATCGCCGTCGCGTTCTCGATGCCGAGCGCGGATTCGATCAGGGCGAGGACGGGCGTGCCCGCCTGGAGGCGCATGGCCGTATGGGTCACCTGCTCGGGCTTCTCCGTCATGGCCAGCATGACGCCGCGGAGACCCGGTGCCTTCGAGAGGGCCGCGAGGTCCTCGGCCCAGTACTCGGTCTCGATGCCGTTGACGCGCACCCAGGCCGTCATACCGGTGGACAGCGCCTCGACCACGCGCTCGCGGGCCTCGGCCTTGCCCGCCGCGGGGACGGCGTCCTCCATGTCGAACACCACGGAATCGGCCTCGGACGTGAGGGCGGGGATGAAGGTGTCCTCGGAAGCAGCGGACGCCAGCAGCCAGGATCGGGAGAGCTTCGCGGGAAGCGCGGCTGCGCGGCTGTTTCTGAGGGAGGTGGCCATGCTCAAACAGTACTGAGGACTGCCGGGCATTATCCACCGGAGACCGGCGGCGGTCCGTGAACACTACGACCAAAAGGGGCTGTCCGGAGCCGCGCCCGGAGGCTCGGGGGTCCGGCGAGCGCGGAAGGACCCTTGACCGCTCCCGGCACGGAGCCTACCATTCGTATACGATTTCGTACTCGATGGCGCCCAGGCGCCTCCTCCGGGCGTCGACCGCCCGGAGGATGAGCAGCACGCACCGAAAGACAAAGGGGTTTTTCATGGCATTGGCTTCAGAACGGGCAGAGCCCACCGGACGGCGGGGCATGAGCGCGGCCGACCGCAAGGTCCTCGCCGGCACGATGGTCGGCACCACGATCGAGTGGTACGACTTCTTCATCTTCGCCCAGGCGGCAGGGCTCGTCTTCGCGACTCTCTACTTCGGTCCGCTGAAGGGGGAGAGCCCCGGCCTCGCACAGCTCGTCGCGTGGGCGACGATCGGCATCAGTTTCTTCTTCCGCCCCCTGGGAGCCGTCATCGCCGGACGCCTCGGTGACAAGGTCGGGCGGAAGAAGATGCTCGTGTTCACCCTGATCCTGATGGGCTCGGCCACGGCCCTGATCGGCCTGCTGCCCACCTACGCGCAGATCGGCGTCTGGGCGCCGATCCTGCTCATGCTGCTGCGCATCCTGCAGGGCTTCTCCGCCGGCGGTGAATGGGGCGGGGCAGCCCTCATGGCCGTCGAGCACGCACCCGTGGCCAAGCGCGGATTCTGGGGGGCCTACCCGCAGATCGGCGTACCGGTCGGCATGATCCTGGCCACCCTCGTCCTGTTCCTGCTGCGCAGCTCCATGTCCCCCGAGGCCTTTCTCGAATGGGGCTGGCGTATCCCGTTCCTGCTCTCCGTCGTCCTGATCGTCGTCGGGTACTTCATCCGTGCGGCCGTCGCCGAGAGCCCCGTGTTCAAGCGCATGATCGAACGCAAGCGGGACACCGCCACTCCCCTGCGCAGCCTGCTGCGGACCAACAAGAAGCAGGTGATCCTCACCGCGGTCATCTTCATCGGCAACAACGCCGCCGGCTACCTCGTGATCGCCTTCCTGTCCTCCTACGCGCAGAGGAGCCTCGGGATGCCCGCGGCACCCGTGCTCCTGGCGACACTGCTCGCCTCCTTCGGCTGGCTCATCTTCACCCTCTACGGCGGCATCCTCTCGGACCGCATCGGCCGCGTGCGGACGTTCCAGATCGGCTACGCGCTCATCTTCGTCTGGATGATCCCGATGTTCATGATGATCGACACGCGCAGCGTCTGGGCGTACGGCATCGCGGTGTTCATCCTCACCATCGGTCTCGGACTGTCCTACGGGCCCATGTCGGCGATGTACGCGGAGATGTTCCCCGCCAACGTGCGCTACTCCGGCATCGGCATCGGCTACGCCCTCGGCGCGATCCTCGGCGGCGCCTTCGCTGCCCTGATCGCCCAGGCCCTGCTGGACAGCACAGGCTGGTCCGGCTCGATCGCCCTCTACATCATGGCTCTCTGCGTCATCTCCTTCATCGGGGTCACCCTGGCCAAGGAGACCAAGGGCGCGCCCTTGGAGGCGGAGGGGACGCCCGACGACGGCACCCGCGCCACCCCGTAGCCGAGCCACGGGTACACGGAAGGACGGGTGGGCTCCACCCGTCCTTCCGCTATAGTGGCGAGCGTCGGGCGCCGTGGGCGCCGTGCCTGAAAAAGAGGCAATAAGGGCACCGTCGCCCGAGGCACATACGGAACTCACCCACCAAGTCCTCCGGGTTGACCGTGTGCCTGCACCATCGCCGCTCGGGGACTTCGCCCTGAAGGATTCCACGATGGCCACCGTCTCCGCGAGTATCGTCTCCGCCCTCCTGCCCGTCACCTCCGAGGTCTTCGGGGTCATGGGCAATGGCAACGCCCACTTCCTCGACGCCGTTCTGGCCGCGCCGTCCCTGCAGTACACCGCCGTCCGGCACGAGGCCGGCGCCGTCGCCGCAGCCGATGCCTACTTCCGAGCCAGCGGGCGGCTCGCCGTCGCCACCACCACCTACGGAGCCGGGTTCACCAACGCCCTGACCCCCCTCGCCGAGGCGGTCCAGGCCGGCATCCCGCTCGTGCTCGTGGTCGGGGATGCGCCCACGACAGGGGTGCGCCCGTGGGACGTCGACCAGACCCAGGTCGCCAAGGGCCTCGGCGCCACCACCTTCACGGTCTCGGCAGGCCGTCCGCGGGCCGTGACGGCGGCCGCCGTCGAGCATGCCGTGCGTCACCGGGAGGCCGTGGTCCTCGCGATCCCCTACGACCTCGCTGCCGCCGAGGCCCTGGTGGAGGACGCCGCTGCCGCACCGGCCTCCATGCCCCTCGATCCGCCGACCGGAGAGGACGTCGCGCGCGTCGCGGCGATCCTCGCGGCGGCCGAGCGTCCCCTCGTCCTGGCCGGCCGGGGCGCGTGGATCAGTGGAGCCGGAGAGGCGGCGCGCGCCCTCGCCTCCCGCCTCGGCGCCCTGACCGCGACCTCCGGTCTCGGCGCAGGATTCTTCGGGGACGACGCGGCGGCGCTCGGCATCGCCGGTGGCTGGGCGTCGGAGCGCACGGCGCACCTCATCGAACAGGCCGACGTCGTGCTGGTGCTCGGCGCGCGCCTCAACCAGTTCACGATGCGCTTCGGGCACTCCTTCGGCGGGGCTGCCCGGGTCATCCAGGTGGATGTCGCGGCTGGCCCCACCTCACCGGCCGTCACCGATTTCGTCCAGGGCGACGCGCGGCTCACCGCCGAGGCACTCCTCGCCGCCGTCGAACCCAGGGACGGAGGCCACCGATGGAGCACCATCGCGGCCGATGCCGCACTGCGGGCCCACGACGCGCGCGACGACGGTGAACCGACGGCCCCCGACGGCCGCCTCGACCCCCGGAGCCTGTGCCGCACGCTGGACCGGATCCTGCCGGCCGACCGCACGATCGTGCAGGACGGCGGCCACTTCATCGGCTGGGCGCCGGGCTACCTGCACGTCCCCGCGCCGAACCGCCTGATCATGGTGGGCACCGCGTACCAGACCATCGGCCTCGGCTTCCCCA encodes the following:
- a CDS encoding lipoprotein, whose product is MQRSLYAVGAAAVVGAASIAAPATAAEAPAVASLSVLHGVPDLTVDVYVNGALTLDDFAPGELAGPLELPAGAYQLAVTAADAADASAPLIGPVDVDLAAGGNYTATANLDAEGNPTANFYTNDLSTVEAGKTRVTVRHVAAAPAVDVLAGGAPILQNLSNPGEASLTTDAGTVSASVAATGTTAPVIGPADLNLPEGTSTIVYAWGSLEAGNLALATQVIEGLHSAPGAVPGGQSGLAAEDDNGAAVGIGAVLLVLLGGAVAASRRRAVRVSS
- a CDS encoding CoA ester lyase produces the protein MATSLRNSRAAALPAKLSRSWLLASAASEDTFIPALTSEADSVVFDMEDAVPAAGKAEARERVVEALSTGMTAWVRVNGIETEYWAEDLAALSKAPGLRGVMLAMTEKPEQVTHTAMRLQAGTPVLALIESALGIENATAIASAPGTFRLAFGVGDFRRDTGASDDPMALAYARSKLVVASRVGQLPGPIDGPTVGALGEELLEACKVTASMGMTGKLCLLTDATDTINRGLSPSESEINWAAELLREHAAGAVVGDGSYLPRLARAQKISSLADSYGLWNA
- a CDS encoding MFS transporter; this translates as MALASERAEPTGRRGMSAADRKVLAGTMVGTTIEWYDFFIFAQAAGLVFATLYFGPLKGESPGLAQLVAWATIGISFFFRPLGAVIAGRLGDKVGRKKMLVFTLILMGSATALIGLLPTYAQIGVWAPILLMLLRILQGFSAGGEWGGAALMAVEHAPVAKRGFWGAYPQIGVPVGMILATLVLFLLRSSMSPEAFLEWGWRIPFLLSVVLIVVGYFIRAAVAESPVFKRMIERKRDTATPLRSLLRTNKKQVILTAVIFIGNNAAGYLVIAFLSSYAQRSLGMPAAPVLLATLLASFGWLIFTLYGGILSDRIGRVRTFQIGYALIFVWMIPMFMMIDTRSVWAYGIAVFILTIGLGLSYGPMSAMYAEMFPANVRYSGIGIGYALGAILGGAFAALIAQALLDSTGWSGSIALYIMALCVISFIGVTLAKETKGAPLEAEGTPDDGTRATP
- the ilvB gene encoding acetolactate synthase I/II/III large subunit → MATVSASIVSALLPVTSEVFGVMGNGNAHFLDAVLAAPSLQYTAVRHEAGAVAAADAYFRASGRLAVATTTYGAGFTNALTPLAEAVQAGIPLVLVVGDAPTTGVRPWDVDQTQVAKGLGATTFTVSAGRPRAVTAAAVEHAVRHREAVVLAIPYDLAAAEALVEDAAAAPASMPLDPPTGEDVARVAAILAAAERPLVLAGRGAWISGAGEAARALASRLGALTATSGLGAGFFGDDAAALGIAGGWASERTAHLIEQADVVLVLGARLNQFTMRFGHSFGGAARVIQVDVAAGPTSPAVTDFVQGDARLTAEALLAAVEPRDGGHRWSTIAADAALRAHDARDDGEPTAPDGRLDPRSLCRTLDRILPADRTIVQDGGHFIGWAPGYLHVPAPNRLIMVGTAYQTIGLGFPSAVGAARALPDSTIVLCTGDGGALMALADLDSFIRTARRAVIVVFNDAAYGAEIHQYAVRGIDSRPMMIEEVDFAAVAAAFGARSATIASLGDLTAVEHWLASDDDGVLLLDCKISQQVVAPYMQEIVAVATGSR